The following coding sequences are from one Rhodopirellula halodulae window:
- a CDS encoding S-adenosylmethionine decarboxylase family protein — translation MPGTPPPHDLSTMDVVDQHANGLADQGAVRGARRSPVNDQADGPVISVGGQWVVDAAGCEVAALQSLPLIQSICEEVIESLGLKVIGQPQSHVFGSPHGVTALYLLSESHLAVHTYPEHGIATFNLVCCRERADWDWRRQLTLRLRANHVDVRHLRRGAWNDAACCLADDSANTNGRESEVDE, via the coding sequence GTGCCCGGAACGCCCCCGCCACACGATCTTTCCACGATGGATGTCGTCGACCAACATGCCAACGGTCTCGCTGACCAAGGAGCGGTGCGTGGTGCGCGCCGGTCACCGGTCAACGACCAGGCTGACGGTCCGGTGATCAGCGTGGGTGGTCAGTGGGTCGTCGACGCGGCCGGTTGTGAGGTCGCTGCGTTGCAGTCTCTTCCGCTCATTCAGTCAATCTGTGAAGAGGTCATTGAATCGCTGGGATTGAAAGTGATCGGCCAACCTCAGTCTCATGTGTTTGGTTCACCTCACGGTGTGACGGCACTCTACCTGCTTTCCGAATCACACTTGGCGGTGCACACCTATCCCGAACACGGCATCGCCACGTTCAATTTGGTGTGCTGTCGCGAACGAGCCGACTGGGATTGGCGACGTCAATTGACGCTGCGTTTGCGTGCAAACCATGTTGATGTTCGGCACCTGCGCCGAGGTGCATGGAACGATGCCGCCTGTTGCCTCGCTGATGACTCGGCCAACACAAATGGCCGCGAAAGCGAGGTCGACGAATGA
- a CDS encoding SPFH domain-containing protein — protein MGLFDLIRSELIDIIEWIDDTQHTLMWRFPRHDNEIKNGAQLIVRPGQTAVFVHKGEIADVYPPGHYQLTTENMPVMSTLQGWKYGFDSPFKAEVYFVSTRQITDLKWGTPNPIMLRDPEFGPIRIRAFGTYALRAVEPKALLTEIVGTDGEFGADDVNVLLRSIIQSSFADLIGSSQIAALDLASNYEQLAAQLRERVVEKIDDEYGLDCPQLFIVNISLPEAVEKALDTRTSMGVIGDMNRFQQYQMGQAMTSAAENGGGGGAADGLGLGLGVAMAGRMMPNAMSPGAVNPGAAAPAAAPAGPPPPPAATAWYVAKDGVTHGPFTPDQIRSGLGSGEMSSQTMVWSAGMAGWSMAKDVPALASMLSAAAPPPPPPAQ, from the coding sequence GTGGGATTGTTTGATCTGATTCGTTCTGAGTTGATTGATATCATCGAATGGATCGATGACACGCAACACACTCTGATGTGGCGTTTCCCTCGACATGACAACGAGATCAAGAACGGGGCGCAGTTGATCGTGCGTCCGGGGCAAACCGCCGTGTTTGTTCACAAAGGCGAAATCGCGGACGTTTATCCGCCGGGACATTACCAACTGACGACCGAAAACATGCCGGTCATGTCGACGCTGCAAGGTTGGAAGTACGGTTTCGACAGTCCGTTCAAAGCCGAGGTGTACTTTGTCAGCACGCGACAGATCACCGATTTGAAGTGGGGCACGCCCAACCCAATCATGTTGCGTGACCCCGAGTTCGGGCCAATTCGAATTCGTGCCTTTGGGACCTATGCCCTGCGTGCGGTGGAACCGAAAGCCTTGTTGACGGAGATCGTTGGCACGGACGGTGAGTTCGGTGCCGACGACGTGAACGTCCTGTTGCGTTCGATCATTCAATCCTCTTTCGCGGATTTGATCGGGTCGTCGCAAATCGCCGCGTTGGATTTGGCCAGCAACTACGAACAGTTGGCCGCCCAACTGCGAGAGCGTGTGGTCGAAAAGATCGACGATGAATACGGTCTGGATTGCCCGCAGTTGTTCATCGTCAACATCTCGCTTCCCGAAGCCGTCGAAAAGGCATTGGACACCCGCACGAGCATGGGCGTGATCGGCGACATGAACCGATTCCAGCAATATCAAATGGGCCAAGCCATGACGTCTGCTGCCGAAAACGGTGGCGGCGGTGGAGCAGCCGACGGCCTGGGATTGGGACTTGGCGTGGCCATGGCCGGCCGAATGATGCCAAATGCGATGTCACCCGGCGCCGTAAACCCTGGTGCGGCGGCTCCAGCAGCAGCTCCCGCGGGACCGCCTCCTCCACCCGCCGCGACGGCGTGGTATGTCGCCAAAGACGGTGTCACCCACGGGCCGTTCACTCCCGATCAAATTCGCAGTGGTTTGGGCAGCGGCGAAATGAGCTCGCAAACCATGGTTTGGTCTGCCGGGATGGCCGGATGGTCGATGGCCAAAGACGTCCCCGCCTTGGCGTCCATGCTCAGCGCCGCCGCTCCGCCGCCTCCACCACCGGCCCAGTGA